From Paenibacillus sp. FSL H8-0537:
GCGATAATCCATTCCACGACTTTAGCGGCACTTTCTTCACTTTTGAGATTGGTCATTACAAATGGACGATCACCGCGCATCCGCTTGGAATCCTCGCTCATCACCTCTAGGCTGGCGCCAACATAGGGGGCGAGGTCAATTTTATTAATGACGAGCAGATCGGAGCGGGTAATGCCCGGCCCGCCTTTGCGCGGAATTTTCTCGCCTTGGGCAACATCAATGATGTAGATAAACATATCGACCAGCTCAGGGCTGAATGCTGCCGCCAAATTATCGCCGCCGCTTTCAATGAACAGCAGATCCAGGTCGCTAAAACGCGCCTCCAGATCCTCGACCGCTTCCATATTCATCGATACATCCTCGCGCACAGCAGTATGCGGGCAGCCTCCTGTTTCCACGCCAATGATGCGCTCCTGCGGCAAAACACCTGTTTTGGTCAAAATGACCGCGTCCTCTTTCGTATAAATATCGTTCGTAATAATACCAATGCTGTAGTCCGGATACATGATTCCACTGATTTTCTCCAGCAGCGCTGTTTTCCCCGAGCCTACAGGACCGCCAACTCCAATTCGAAGCGCTCTTCCTCCTTGAAACGGCGTGCTGCTCCAGCTGTCATGGGCATGGCTATGATTTGCTCCTCCACACATACAATCATCTCTCCTTCATCTTTTTTTATTGCCAACATGGCTAGCCTTCTCCACAATCAGGACATAAATAAACGGGAATACAAGCTCTCATGGCGCATCGCCGCAATTTCCTGCATGACGTTCGCGGTATACATCTGTTTTGGCAAAAGCGGCTTTGCCTCTATCGCTGCCGCCTCACGCTCCAGAAGCGGGAACAAGGCCGTCATCATTTTTTGACCATCTGTCTGGCCCAAGCTCCACATTCGAATTAAATTTTGCAGCATGCTGTTAACCGTCTGATATAAAAAGCTGAGCACCGCCATATGAGGCGTCAGCTGCAAATAGGCGCAAATCCAGCCATGAACGATCGCCGCGTTTGCGTCCCCGCGCTCCTGCTTAATCCAAGCCGCATAATCGCCCAGCAGCGATTCGGGATATACCGCCTGCACGGTATGCAAATACCGTTTGCCGATTTTGCTTGCCCCTTCTCTTGACTCCCGCGC
This genomic window contains:
- the ureG gene encoding urease accessory protein UreG, with the translated sequence MCGGANHSHAHDSWSSTPFQGGRALRIGVGGPVGSGKTALLEKISGIMYPDYSIGIITNDIYTKEDAVILTKTGVLPQERIIGVETGGCPHTAVREDVSMNMEAVEDLEARFSDLDLLFIESGGDNLAAAFSPELVDMFIYIIDVAQGEKIPRKGGPGITRSDLLVINKIDLAPYVGASLEVMSEDSKRMRGDRPFVMTNLKSEESAAKVVEWIIAACPALKQSHTHHHHHEHHHDHA
- a CDS encoding urease accessory UreF family protein: MISFLQVAQLVDSAFPTGAFSHSFGLETYVQEERIRTIPDFLAWMDSYICATVAPIEGTGVYWSAIWVPAYLQQPEQQEQETIKAKLLDLSRRMTGARLARESREGASKIGKRYLHTVQAVYPESLLGDYAAWIKQERGDANAAIVHGWICAYLQLTPHMAVLSFLYQTVNSMLQNLIRMWSLGQTDGQKMMTALFPLLEREAAAIEAKPLLPKQMYTANVMQEIAAMRHESLYSRLFMS